Sequence from the Azospirillum formosense genome:
GGCAGATGGTCAGCCCCATGCCGATCCCATGCTCCTTGGTGGTGAAGAAAGGTTCGAACAGCCGGTCCTCCAGGGCCTCCTGGAGGCCGGTGCCGGTGTCCTCCACCGACACGACCACGTCGGCGAGCCCGCGGCGGCGCGAGCGGATGCTCAGAACGCGCGGCCGGTCGGTGACCGCGGCCATGGCGTCGTCGGCGTTGGCGATCAGATTGAGCAGGACCTGTTCGAGCTGCACCGTGCTGCCGTTGACCGTCGGCAGGCGCTGCTGGAGATCGGTGCGCACGGCGATGCGGTTCAGGCGGCGTTCGCCCTCCGTGCGGTCCAGCGCGCTGCGGATCACGCCGTTGATGTCCAGCCGGCTGCGCTGGGGCGGCGTCTTGCGGAAGGAGTCGCGGATGCAGGCGATCACCCGCGCGGCGCGGTGCCCGTCGTCGGAAATCCGCTTCAGCGCCGCCCGCACCTCCACCAGATTGGGCGACGGGCGGTCGAGCCAGCGCAGCCCGGCGCCCGCGTTGGTGACCATGCTCGCCAGCGGCTGGTTGACTTCGTGCGCGATGGAGGCGGAGAGCGCCTCCAGGCTGGCCAGACGCGCGTCGCGCACCCGCCGCTCCGCCGCCACCGAGCGGACCAGCCGCCCGTAGAGCGTCGTCATCTCGGCCAGTAGGACCAGCAGGACGATGCTGGAGGCGGCGAGGCCGAACAGCCGCCCCGACCACCAGCCGGCGCTGAAGCGCCCGCCGCTGATGAAACTCAGCAGGCAGGTCTCGATGGCCCAGGCGGCGAGCACGACCATCAGCCAGAGGTCGAGGACCGAGAGCCGCTGCCGCCCGAGCGCGGCCAGCGCCACGGCGCACAGCGCCAGCGCCGTCACCGGCACGACCAGCCACAGCGGCGTTTCGCGCATGGTGTCGACCATCAGCCGCGGCAGAAGGGCGTCGTCGGCCAGCGAGAAGGCGGTGAGGCCCCCGGCCAGGGCCATCGCCAGGGCCATGCCGCCGGCGATGGCGGGCAGGGCCGGGCGGTGCGCGTCGCGCGGGCCGGCCTCCGCGGCCTTGAGCAGCGCGTAGGCCAGGATGAACAGCGGCAACCCGATGCGTCGCCCGGCGGCGACGATGGCCGTGCTCTGCAGGCCGGCGCCGAGCAGCCCGGTCGGCGCGAAGACGCCGGGAAAGGTCAGCGCCCAGGGGACGATCAGCAGCGCCGTCGTCAGGTAGCCGGCGGCCAGCGCCAGCAGGGCCGGCGTGCGCTGCGTGGCGTAGAGCGCGAACAGCAGGACGGCGGTCATCAGCTCGGTCAGCAGGACCGCGGTGGCGTAGGCGGGCAGCAGGACCGCCGTGCCCTCCGTCGTCAGGCGGGCGAAGGGGGCGGCAATGGCCAGGGCGGCCAGGAGTCCGGCCACCGTGCCGACGGCCAGCCGGGTCTGACCCGCCCGCGGGGGCAGGGTTGCCAGAAGAAACCGCTGGTCTCCGGGGTCATCGCTCGTGCGCATCACCGTCGCTCGCCCGCCCGTCGGGTCACGTCCGCCCTCAACCCTGTCCTTTACCCCGACCGGCACCGGCGGCGAGCGGCGCCTTGGCCTGATATACCAAGGTATAGGGCTCGCAAACGCAAGTTCAATGTCGCCGCCCTCCGTCCCTGACCGATGCTTCGACACACCGCCGGGCCACAGACATCGTCACGTGATTCGCCACGGCCATCGCCATTGGCACCGGCGCCAAAAACAACGGGGATAGAGACATGACCATCACCGCCACCGCGACTCCCGGCAAGCTGCTCGTATCGCCGAAGGACCACGCGCTGATCATGATCGATCATCAGTCGCAGATGGCCTTCGCGACCCATTCGATCGACGCCACGACGCTGCGCACCAACACCGCGCTGGTCGCCCACGCCGCCGCCGGCTTCGGCGTCTCGACCATCCTGACCACGGTCGCGGAAAAGAGCTTCTCCGGCCCGATCTTCTCCGAGATCACCGAGGCCTTCCCGGGGGCGGAGGTCACCGACCGCACCTCCATGAACACCTGGGAGGACGCGAACGTCATCAAGCGGGTGAACGGCCTGGGCAAGACCCGGCTGGTCTTCTGCGGCCTCTGGACCTCGGTCTGCATCGTCGGCCCGACCCTGTCGGCGCTGGACCAGGGCTTCGAGGTCTACGTCATCGCCGACGCCTGCGGCGACGTCTCGGTCGAGGCGCACCAGCGCGCCATGGAGCGCATGATCCAGGCCGGCGTGCGTCCGATGACCTCGCTCCAGTACATGCTGGAGCTGCAGCGCGACTGGGCGCGCACCGAGACCTACGAGATGACCACCGGCATCGCCAAGAAATACGGCGGCGCCTATGGCCTGGGCATCATCTACGCCAAGACGATGTTCGGCGCGTCGGAAGGCGGCCACAGCGCCGCCGCCTGATCGCGGCGCCTGAGCCCCGGCGCTCAGATTGGGCGCCTTGGGCTCAGGCGCCCGGTTTGCGGCGCGCGACGCCCCGCGCCGCGGCGGACCGGTCCCGATCCTCCCCGGGGCCGGTCCGCCTCTTCCCGCCCATCCGGACGAAGAACAGGCACGCCATGATGCCCTATCTGCTTTCCCTCGGCGCCGGCATCCTGGTCGGCGTCCTCTACGCGTTGCTCGGGGTCCGCTCCCCCGCGCCGCCCACCATCGCCCTGATCGGCCTGCTCGGCATGCTGGTCGGCGAGCAGGCGGTGCCGGTGGTCAAGCGGCTGATCGCCGGGCAGCCGGTCCTCGCCTTCATCCAGAACGACTGCGCCCGCCACATCCTGGGGCCGCAGGCCGGCAGCGCCGCCGTGGCGCCGGACGCGGCGAACCCGCCGGTCCCGGCCACGGACGCACCGCCGCGGGGCCGGGCATGACCGGCCGCACCGGTACCGGCCGCACCGGCATCGGTCGCCGGGGCGCCATCGCCGGCGCCGCCGCCGCCACCCTGCTCGCCTCGCCCCTGCTCACCCGCCTTGGGAATGCCGCCATGCCCTCTTCCGACCTTCTGATCGTCAACGCCCGCGTCACGACGCTCGACCGCGCCAACCCGCAGGCCGAGGCCGTGGCGATCCGCGACGGGCGCTTCCTCGCCGTTGGGCGGGAGGCCGAGGTGCGCGCCGCCGCCGCCCCCGACGCCGCGGTGATCGACGCCAAGGGACGCCGCCTGATTCCCGGCCTGATCGACAGCCACATCCACGTCATCCGCGGCGGCCTGAACTACAACATGGAGCTGCGCTGGGACGGCGTGCCGACGCTGGCCGACGCCATGGCGATGCTGCGCGCCCAGGTGGCCCGCACCCCGGCCCCGCAATGGGTGCGCGTCGTCGGCGGCTTCACCGAACATCAGTTCGCCGAGAAGCGCCTGCCGACGCTGGAGGAGCTGAACGCCGCCGCCCCCGACACGCCGGTCTTCATCCTGCACCTCTACGACCGCGCGCTGCTGAACGCCGCCGCGCTGCGGGCGGTGGGCTACGGCAAGGACACGCCGAACCCGCCGGGCGGCGAGATCCAGCGCGACGCCGCGGGCAACCCGACCGGCCTGCTGCTCGCCCTGCCCAACGCGATGATCCTCTATTCGACCCTCGCCAAGGGGCCGAAGCTGCCGGAGGAGTATCAGGTCAACTCGACCCGCCATTTCATGCGCGAGCTGAACGGGCTGGGCGTGACCAGCGTGATCGACGCCGGCGGCGGCTTCCAGAACTACCCCGACGACTACGCGATCATCGAGAAGCTGCACGCCGACGGCGAGATGACGCTGCGCATCGCCTACAACCTGTTCACCCAGAAGCCGAAGGAGGAGTTGAAGGACTTCGCCACCTGGTCGGACACGGTCAAGCCGGGCGACGGCGACGACCGCTACCGCCTGAACGGGGCGGGGGAGATGCTGGTCTATTCCGCCGCCGACTTCGAGGACTTCCGCGTCGCCCGGCCCGAGATGCCGCCCAACATGGAGACGGACCTGGAGCCGGTGGTCCGCCTGCTCGCCGAGCGGCGCTGGCCGTGGCGGCTGCACGCCACCTACGACGAGACCATCGGGCGGGCGCTCGACGTCTTCGAGAAGGTCAACCGCGACATCCCGCTGC
This genomic interval carries:
- a CDS encoding hydrolase yields the protein MTITATATPGKLLVSPKDHALIMIDHQSQMAFATHSIDATTLRTNTALVAHAAAGFGVSTILTTVAEKSFSGPIFSEITEAFPGAEVTDRTSMNTWEDANVIKRVNGLGKTRLVFCGLWTSVCIVGPTLSALDQGFEVYVIADACGDVSVEAHQRAMERMIQAGVRPMTSLQYMLELQRDWARTETYEMTTGIAKKYGGAYGLGIIYAKTMFGASEGGHSAAA
- a CDS encoding amidohydrolase — protein: MTGRTGTGRTGIGRRGAIAGAAAATLLASPLLTRLGNAAMPSSDLLIVNARVTTLDRANPQAEAVAIRDGRFLAVGREAEVRAAAAPDAAVIDAKGRRLIPGLIDSHIHVIRGGLNYNMELRWDGVPTLADAMAMLRAQVARTPAPQWVRVVGGFTEHQFAEKRLPTLEELNAAAPDTPVFILHLYDRALLNAAALRAVGYGKDTPNPPGGEIQRDAAGNPTGLLLALPNAMILYSTLAKGPKLPEEYQVNSTRHFMRELNGLGVTSVIDAGGGFQNYPDDYAIIEKLHADGEMTLRIAYNLFTQKPKEELKDFATWSDTVKPGDGDDRYRLNGAGEMLVYSAADFEDFRVARPEMPPNMETDLEPVVRLLAERRWPWRLHATYDETIGRALDVFEKVNRDIPLQGLNWFFDHAETISDRNIDRIAALGGGIAVQHRMAYQGEYFVERYGAKAAEATPPIAKMMAAGVPVGAGTDATRVASYNPWVSLSWLVTGRTVGGLSLYPMANRLDRETALRLWTEANTWFSNEQGKKGRIEAGQLADAALLSDDYMAVPEDRIPHIRSVLTLLGGAVVHGEGDYGTLAPPLPKPMPDWSPVATVGGYYRDPKTVQRQAAECGCHSGCAVHGHDHAAALGADVPSSDARSFWGVFGCGCWAV
- a CDS encoding XapX domain-containing protein, translated to MMPYLLSLGAGILVGVLYALLGVRSPAPPTIALIGLLGMLVGEQAVPVVKRLIAGQPVLAFIQNDCARHILGPQAGSAAVAPDAANPPVPATDAPPRGRA
- a CDS encoding MASE4 domain-containing protein; translated protein: MRTSDDPGDQRFLLATLPPRAGQTRLAVGTVAGLLAALAIAAPFARLTTEGTAVLLPAYATAVLLTELMTAVLLFALYATQRTPALLALAAGYLTTALLIVPWALTFPGVFAPTGLLGAGLQSTAIVAAGRRIGLPLFILAYALLKAAEAGPRDAHRPALPAIAGGMALAMALAGGLTAFSLADDALLPRLMVDTMRETPLWLVVPVTALALCAVALAALGRQRLSVLDLWLMVVLAAWAIETCLLSFISGGRFSAGWWSGRLFGLAASSIVLLVLLAEMTTLYGRLVRSVAAERRVRDARLASLEALSASIAHEVNQPLASMVTNAGAGLRWLDRPSPNLVEVRAALKRISDDGHRAARVIACIRDSFRKTPPQRSRLDINGVIRSALDRTEGERRLNRIAVRTDLQQRLPTVNGSTVQLEQVLLNLIANADDAMAAVTDRPRVLSIRSRRRGLADVVVSVEDTGTGLQEALEDRLFEPFFTTKEHGIGMGLTICQSIIEAHGGRLWATANQPHGAVFRFTLPVDDEPERPEAGAALERTR